Proteins from a genomic interval of Paenibacillus sp. FSL R5-0623:
- a CDS encoding WGxxGxxG family protein, giving the protein MMKKGTTIIASVLLVAAMAGPAAADGQMSKGVDTNTNGSRVRSYQDTNYMDRTNTNSNMNMNMDGNYRNNGDYRTNNVRANATTNDRDNGMDWGWLGLLGLLGLAGMRKRVTDHNER; this is encoded by the coding sequence ATGATGAAGAAGGGTACAACAATTATTGCTTCCGTGCTTCTGGTGGCCGCGATGGCAGGCCCTGCTGCTGCTGATGGTCAAATGTCCAAAGGTGTGGATACCAACACCAACGGTTCACGTGTTCGCTCTTATCAGGACACCAACTACATGGACCGCACAAACACTAATTCCAACATGAATATGAATATGGATGGAAACTACCGCAACAATGGTGACTATCGTACCAACAATGTTCGGGCGAACGCCACTACAAACGACCGTGACAACGGTATGGATTGGGGCTGGCTTGGTTTGTTGGGACTGCTTGGATTAGCTGGCATGCGTAAAAGAGTGACGGACCACAATGAACGTTAA